Proteins co-encoded in one Prunus dulcis unplaced genomic scaffold, ALMONDv2, whole genome shotgun sequence genomic window:
- the LOC117613620 gene encoding pentatricopeptide repeat-containing protein At1g09900-like, with protein sequence MDMVVPLKQTPDGFCSFHRVHRNSTRKSGTFGGRVSDKVGPTTPSSVRVFVGCRTRFLVLSDSIQCRIHDGYQKHRRKPVLVASKVETLSSNGRLQNVENTPHGSLNKMDSSNGFEEFESNNQLRRLVRNGELEEGFKFLETMVFRGDIPDNIACTSLIRGFCKSGKTRKATRIMNILEESGAILDVITYNVLISGYCKAGEIDNALRVLDRMSVSPDVVTYNTILRTLCDSGKLTQAMEVLDRQLQRECYPDVITYTILIEATCKEYGVEQAMKLLDEMRSKGCKPDVVTYNVLINGICKEGRLDEAIRFLNEMPSSDCQPNVITHNIILRSMCSTGRWMDAEKLLADMVHRGCSPSVVTFNILINFLCRKGLLGRAIDILEKMPKHGCTPNSLSYNPLLHGFCKEKKMDRAIEYLDIMVSRGCYPDIVTYNTLLTALCKDGKVDNAVGILNQLSSKGCSPVLITYNTVIDGLSKVGKTERAIELLDEMRKKGLKPDIITYSSLVGGLSREGKVDEAIKFVHDLEDSGIKPNAITFNSVMLGLCKAKQTGRAIDFLAYMVSKGCKPTEATYTILIEGIAYEGLAKEALELLNELCCRGVVKKSSAEQVAVRM encoded by the coding sequence ATGGATATGGTGGTACCTTTAAAGCAAACCCCTGATGGGTTTTGCTCATTTCACAGAGTTCATAGGAACAGTACAAGAAAGAGTGGTACTTTTGGGGGTAGGGTTAGTGATAAGGTTGGTCCCACCACACCCAGTTCTGTGAGGGTCTTTGTTGGCTGCAGAACTCGGTTTCTTGTTCTGTCTGATAGCATTCAATGTAGAATACATGATGGTTACCAGAAACATAGGCGAAAGCCTGTACTTGTTGCGTCGAAGGTTGAAACGCTTAGTTCCAATGGTAGGTTGCAAAATGTTGAAAATACCCCACATGGGAGTTTGAATAAAATGGATTCTTCGAATGGTTTTGAGGAATTTGAGAGTAACAATCAGCTCCGTAGACTGGTTAGAAATGGGGAATTGGAAGAGGGATTTAAGTTTCTTGAGACCATGGTTTTTCGTGGCGATATTCCGGATAATATTGCGTGCACGAGTTTAATCCGTGGGTTTTGTAAGAGTGGAAAGACAAGGAAGGCGACACGGATTATGAACATTCTAGAAGAGTCCGGGGCTATTCTTGATGTTATAACTTACAACGTTTTGATTAGTGGGTACTGCAAAGCTGGTGAGATTGATAATGCTTTAAGGGTTTTAGACCGGATGAGTGTTTCTCCAGATGTTGTCACTTATAATACAATCCTGCGTACTTTGTGTGATAGTGGGAAATTGACACAAGCGATGGAAGTTCTTGATCGGCAGTTGCAAAGGGAGTGTTATCCGGATGTCATTACATATACCATACTGATTGAAGCAACTTGTAAGGAATATGGGGTTGAGCAGGCTATGAAGCTTTTGGATGAAATGAGGAGCAAAGGATGCAAGCCTGATGTGGTAACTTATAATGTTCTTATCAATGGTATTTGCAAGGAAGGGAGGTTGGATGAAGCAATCAGATTCTTGAATGAAATGCCATCATCTGATTGCCAACCAAACGTCATTAcccacaatattattttgCGTAGCATGTGTAGTACTGGGAGGTGGATGGATGCTGAGAAACTATTAGCTGACATGGTTCACAGAGGCTGCTCTCCTAGTGTTGTTACTTTCAATATTTTGATTAACTTCTTGTGCCGGAAGGGTTTATTGGGTCGAGCAATTGACATTTTGGAGAAGATGCCTAAGCACGGTTGTACTCCAAATTCCTTGAGTTACAACCCATTGCTTCATGGATTTTGCAAGGAAAAGAAGATGGATAGGGCAATTGAGTATTTGGATATAATGGTATCTCGGGGCTGTTATCCCGACATTGTGACCTACAATACTTTGCTCACAGCCTTGTGCAAAGATGGAAAGGTTGATAACGCAGTTGGGATACTCAATCAACTAAGTAGCAAGGGTTGCTCTCCTGTTCTAATCACGTACAATACAGTAATTGATGGGCTCTCAAAGGTGGGAAAAACAGAACGTGCCATAGAGCTTTTGGATGAGATGCGCAAAAAGGGTCTAAAGCCTGACATAATTACTTATTCTTCTCTTGTGGGAGGGCTTAGTAGAGAAGGAAAGGTTGATGAAGCAATTAAGTTTGTCCATGATTTGGAAGATTCGGGTATCAAGCCCAATGCAATTACTTTCAACTCCGTCATGTTGGGGCTTTGCAAGGCTAAGCAAACTGGTCGTGCAATCGATTTCCTGGCTTATATGGTATCAAAGGGATGTAAACCCACTGAAGCAACATACACCATTCTCATTGAAGGCATAGCTTATGAAGGCTTAGCAAAAGAGGCGTTGGAGTTATTGAACGAACTGTGCTGTAGAGGGGTTGTGAAGAAAAGTTCTGCTGAACAGGTGGCAGTCAGGATGTAG